Within Lolium rigidum isolate FL_2022 chromosome 5, APGP_CSIRO_Lrig_0.1, whole genome shotgun sequence, the genomic segment ATAGGGTTTCGCTCATGCGGGTCGTCAGTCGTCACACACCGGCCTCCGTCGTCTTCAGACTGATCACGGCGTGACGTCATGTGACAGTAGAAGGCGCTTCGTACTCAAGGTCTGCATCCCGGTCTTGTTTTTTTGCTGGGCAAGACGATTGTATCAATGATCTCTCGCTGTCATCTAAGCACTTGGCAAAAAATTACATACTACCATATCAACGCAACAACGGAAGTAACTAAACCATGGATCTTGTTGGCCTACATACTTAATCAGGAAAATTATAATTATTTTACTACCTTTGTTCCCTCGCAAAACAACGACAGCAAGAGCATCTCTCTACCGGGAGCCCAATAACGCCCCTCAAATGGATTTGGAGCCGCGGTGTTTGTGCGTCATGTTATGCTTCATGTATTAAtcaattattttaaaaaataatcTAATGGAAAGATCTAGCCAATCTACTTGTCGAGCTTAACACCCCCTCACGTGTTACACTGAGACAAATCAATATGTGTAAACCGAGGCGTATGGCTCTGAAGGCCAACACACAGACAACTGGGAGATAACAACAATTTATAAAATAAATTGCAAAAACACGGAATCGAACTCAACAGCCTGTTTCTAATACCAtgctaagcttcatgcactatccAACTATTTCAAAAGAGCGATATGATTAAAATAGTTAGGCAGTGTCTGCTTATACAGTTTAACATCTCCATTCACATGTGTGACGTGAAGACAAGTCAATACATGTAAATCTACTTATACAGTTTAACAGGTTCACATCAGCGCGCTCAATAAAGCACCAACACGTTTTGGAGCCCAATAAATTAGTTGGCACAGTTTTGTTGTGCCCTACACGCCAGCCGTGAAACGAGCGTAGGATTCGAACTGTGGAGCCTCCCTGGCAGCGAGACGAAAGCGGTAGTCAAGTTTTAAATGACTGCATGGAGATAGTCGGTCGTCATCTTCAATGAGCGCACCAATTCCTGAGGCGGTGATGGGCGGGACGCCGCCCTCCAGATACACGCGCCGATGGATGAGATCCCCACATCATCAACGTGCACTACCAACGTCCTCTATAAACCGCACCGGCACGGCCTTCTTCGCCCATTCCCCACCGTACCCTCTCCTGAAAAAACCATAGCCGCGGACCACCTGATCCTCAAGGCGACATTGCTCGACACCCTATCCACCACTGGAATACGATGGCGGTGTCGTCATCCGTGCCTCTTCCTCGGTGCCAGTaaggagggaggcggcggtgaACAAGGAGGAGGTCCATCGCCACGTGGGTGCCGCAGACCTCTCCTCCCGCCAGTTCTTCGCAATCGCCGCCACAGCGGGAGAAAAAATGGTAGAGGTGGAGGTGCAGATGCACGCGGCGAATCACAGCGCCAACGACCCAAAGGACACGTCGGGGCAACATTTGCTGCTGGACCGGTCGATCAACGAGGACGTGCCGGCGGAGAGCAAGCGGTGTGGTGGTCAGCGATCGAAAGCAACAACATCATCGACCACGACCCCCTGCTCTGGCACTAGCGGTAAAAATGGAGGACGGCAATGACAGCTGCAACTTCGTCTTCGGCTTTTCCTCCGAAGGCGACGGCGGTGACGGCACCGACATCCTAAACTTCCGCGCGTTCGACCGCTGTTTCTAGATCAGGTTTTACggttttttagtttaaatttgtcaAACTTTGTACAAATTTGAAGGAAATCCACCAAGTTTTAAATTTGAGATTGTTTTAGTTGCTATTGGGGGCACCGGTTTAGGGACAGTGGTGTGTGCAACTCTCCCCAAATTGAAGAGCGGGTGCAGGTGCGTCCCATACCTCACTGTTGACGCACCCGCCGACGCctcgatggagatgctctaactaaagCATTCATATCCGCTGCTTCTACGCTGGCGTTTGAGTTTGGTGCTCGGGCTAGAGATAatccttttttcaaaaaaaaaattgattgaACATATTCCTAAAAAATGCGTgcatgtagtcaatgttgtattcTATCAGTGTGCAAATTTTCAATACGAAATACATTGTATTCTGTGCTcagcaaaaataaaaaattctaaaaaagagAGACAAAATCTCTGCCTTAGCGTTCACAGCTTTACATTGGCAATAAAATCACGGTTGTCATTTTTTTCCAGAGCCTTAAATACAAGATATTTCATATCAAAAATTTACACATTGATAGGGTAGAGTATTGACtacatccaaaaaaaaaatttgtttcgaaggtttgaatttttttttaattttcttgatATAGGACTAGCTCCAAGTTTATTTTTTTGGCCAGTGTGCAAGATCAATTGATTATGACCGGCGTATTTCTGGTTTTGGATCACCCTAATTGAAATAATTTTATCATTGTATTTGTATTTTAGaataatactactccctccgtcccaaaataagcTTATCAAATTTGTCCAGATACGATTATATCTAGatatttttagtgtgtagatacgtcCATATCCAAAAAAAAGTGGAGCAGCTTTTTTTTAGGATATAGAGGGAGTAGTAATTTCTGAATGGTGACTCTTTTAGGACTTTGTATCAGCTCATCTTATCAGCGGTTTGTGCGTTTTTTGGTGTGCTTTCTACCGTCTTTCCTGACATTTCATACAATGGTGTATATATATCTCAAAGTTGGCTCTGGGCACCAGCATGGAATTGCTCCAGCATTTCCAGAATGGGTCCGGTCAGAAGTGGGCCCGGGTCCAGTCAGCAGGAGGCAAATCAGTCAGTGTAGTCGTGTCGACGTGTGCATGGCCCGGCGTCACGAGCAAGAGCAGCCACCGCTACTCCTACTCCTACGCTGAGCAAATTTATGTCGCTACTACTActcttgtgctgctgctgctttctCCTGCCGTTCTCTCCTCGCTACCCTCCCGAGCTCACACCCATCACTCACACCCTCTCTAGCAGAGGAGCCACTCCGAGCCGTGGCAATGGCGCTCAGGCAGATGCTGGCCGTCGCCGTGGTGGCCGGCTGCACAGTGGCGCTCTCCGGCGCGACGGACCACATCGTCGGCGACCGCACCTTCTGGAACCCCAACATCAACCACACCCTCTGGTCCGGCAACCACACCTTCTTCGTCGGCGACCTCATCTGTAAACCCCTTCCCTTGCATTTCTTATGTATAGTCATGAAGAAGCTCCATCTACTTTTCTTCGCCATCTCATTCGAGACATTTTTCTTCAACGTGTTTGCCCGTGCCGTGCAGCGCTACGGCACCAGAAGGGGACGCACAACGTGTTCGAGGTGAACGAGACGGGGTATAACAGCTGCACCATGGATGGGGTCGCCGGCAACTGGACCTCCGGCAAGGACTCCATCCCGCTCAAGGAGCCCCGCCGCTACTTCTTCATCTACGGCTGCAACGACCTCTGCCAGGCCGGCATGAAGGTCGTCATCACAGTCTACCCGACCCCCGGCAACGCCACCAGGTCCAGAAACGTCACCGAGTTCCACCACGGCCCAGAGATTATTCCAGACTGCGGCGCCGCTGCCGCCTCCATCGCCGCTAGGCTGATGGTCACAGTGCTCGCAGTTGCCATTTCTGCTGTCTACTACCTGATTCGTAGGAGCTTACTGCTGTGCTTAATTCTTAGTAGTAGATAAATTACTACTGTCGCCTAATTCGTAGGAGTTTGATTGGATGCACCAACTGAGACATTGGCTTTGATGTAAGCACCAGTTGCATTTCGAGTGGAATGTGCCACTAACAGCTAGTCTGCTGCTACGCAATAAGCAAGATGATCCAAACCAGAGGTAACATGACGAAACGCATGAAAAACGACCACTGGGAACGGGAACAAATTCAATGAATTCCACACAACCCATATCCACAAACAAAAGATGCTACTGTCGTATCCGCGAACAAAGATGCTATGTATTGCAGGTTGCGACGCTCAATCAGCGCGAGAAGGCTAGAAGAATAACCCTATGGAGATCGTCCAATAGAATCCCTCTGTTATGTACACCACTTGCTACCCCCATTTTATCTATCAACAGTCAGAACATTCTGACCATGGCTTGGCCTCAGAGCTCTACTTCGACCAGACCGGGATGGTTTCTGCTGGAGTCGACGGGCTCTTCGGGTCATCAGGCTCACTGTTAATAAAGGTGAGGAGGCTCAGATTCTGAAAGAGTGACCGGGATTTTACAAGGCGGGTCTGCGTAATCCAGAATAATATGGTGTAGTGGCGTGAGGCAGAGGGAAGCTTACTTGGGCCGCAACTCTTCGGTAGTGGCTGCAGATTGCTCGCTGCTAGAAGTAGTGGCAGCTGACTTGGTAAGGTTTTTGAACTGCACCACGATCACTGTCATGTTGTCGCATCCTTCCCCGCCAGCTTCAGGCGCCAAGCATCGGTCGAGCATCTTCTCACAAATAGCAGATAGACTATCCTcctgcatgattttttttttcaccaACAGATTATGAGTACCATAACACTACACAATATCAGTGAGCACAGTAGAGAGTGATGTAGTTCTTGTGCATTGTCCAGGCTCTACGGAAGAGAGTTACTTACAGTTCTCAGTTTCTCATGAACAAAATCTACTACTTCTTGACTTGACATGCAGTCCCTGTCATAAGAAAATTCAGGATTCCATAAATCATCCTTTACAGCAAGACAGAAAATTGTGGGCAAGTAGAAAGTGTAGCTACGAATGCATGTATTGCAAAACTCAAATTCAAGTCTCAACAGTAAGTTAATACATCAGCAGATCATATGAAAAATTAGCATTGGAGTGTACTATGGGCACTCAAATATTGCAGAAGTTTGAACTATGCCTCCAAGACAGCATTGCAGAAGTCAGATTGTTCTAAATCAATGGTGTTGACTCTACGATGTGAACCTAACCAATTCCCAGTCTATCTATGTCTAGATCCACCTGCTAaatgcaacaaaaaaaaacttgaccACGTTCCAAATATTGCACAAATTATCGTTGATGACAAGGTTTTGTATGATACCAACTTGCCAATACAAATCAAACAATAGAATGCCTGGTACTtgcaagcttttctttctctgctAAGTTTTTTTGGGAAGTACTTATACTACATGGAAACAGAGGAAAATAAGTGTGTTTTTCCTGCCTTAAGATTCCCGACTTCTTATACAAACAGCATGCTTGGGATGTTTTAATATTATATCATGAACATCGAGAAAAAGGCAGGCAAATCAGGTATTGTGATAAATCTGAACTCTGAAATCAAGAGAGAAAATATATAATGATTACTGCAAAATTCATACCAAATACCATCACATGCCAAAACGATAAATTCAtgatcgtcagaaagttgaacctGAATAACAGAAATTCAATCCTGAGTTAAAAATCATGGTCAAAGAGAACTGACAAGAATAAGGCAGGAAAACTCACTGTGTTCACTTCAGGTTCAGCTGAGACGATCTGTCTGTCTGCTGGAAAACGCAGATTATTCTTCATCTCCATATCCCCTGGATGAAAATGAGAAAAATGAACAAAAATATCCAATGTAAAAATACTTCTACTTGAGAAAGAGCGAGCACTACCAATTGCCCTTGACAAGTTCAAACTTCCATTGACCCGCCCAGCAACAACAAAACCACCGGCATGCTGTATCCTCTCTCTTTCTGCCGGAAGGTCTGGCTTGTGATCTCTTGACAAATCTTGAGCCTTTTTTTAGACGGAAACAAATCGTGAGCCTTTACAACAGATGAGTCAAGAGAACAGATTCTAGCATATATACTTGGCAATTAGAACTAATGTCACAGAAGTCTCACATACCTGACCCTTCCGTGAGATGACGCACCGGGAATCCCCGGCATTTGCAACAACAAGTTGATCATTTCTTATGATCGCAACACAGGCTGTGCTTCCACATGTTGGGCCTTCAAAATCAGAATGATTACCCTGTTGCAGTAGCATTTAACGCTGGTTAGCTAAATTTATTAATCACTAGAATATCAGAAGTAGTTTGTGTTGTTTGTATAAGAAACAAGAACACATATATACATGTAACACACCAACATTGTTGCCTTGCAAGCAACATTTCAGAGACCTAAGTTTCAGAAGCAAGGATATTAGGTAATTAGTGCAGGAGTATGAAAGAATCTGCAGTCTGTTTATGGTTGGTCAGTATTAGGAGATAACTAGCCTCATCCAATCAGCCACCTGTCCTGCCAGTGTCCGCCTACCTGAAGAGGCCCTGTCTACGTTTTTTTCAAAGCAGGAGCCCAGTCTCCTCCTATCCAACCCTTTGCAAACCCCTCCTTACATAGTTACATACGGATTCAGAATTGTCAACATCCAAGCAGTTTGATCCCGTCAAATGTGTTCACATATAACAGATATAATTTGTGCCATGAAAGATAACCTCTTTGATTCCATAGAGAGAGGGGGGTTATACCTCCTCAGACCAGCCGTCCCAAGGTCTACCTGAATTTCCACCTTTGGGAGATCTAACCATGCCCTCTAACATGCCAGCTAACTTTTGCCCCTTCTCGCCCAACTCATGCAGCTCTCTCCAACCTCTGTGCCCTTGCATCATCTCGTCCATTCTGAATGAGCAAGACGTACCATTGAACCACCAAATATGTCAGtttcaccaaaaaaaaaaaaaaaacataccatagcaagaagagacgccataaTAGGTACCTCAAGTATGCTTTTTTAGCAGCAGTAGCTAATCCAAATTTTCCTTCTAATTTTAGGATTTGGACATGCAGATATTTGGCGCAGAACTTAGCGACCGATTTCCCTGTAATATCAGATTTTGAATGGGCTGATAATATATTAGTTCCTATCACACGCGAGAAGATAACACATAATGCAGCTTTTCTCACTGAACAcggaagcatgtgccaagttacaaCTGACAGTTACAAATATGCACCTATAACGCTGGCACCTAGTGGATAGTGGAAACATACTGCCATAATGGAAGTCAAACTCGACATACATAACCTCCAGAGACAGAGTGAGAAAAACACCTAATCAATGTTACATATCTTTAACTCTTATAGTTAATTACAGTTTTTATTGTGAAACACTCCGTTGGATTTCAAGAAAATAAAATACACGAGGGTGAATCTAAAGTTCATGAAGCTTTAGGAATGGTCAACAGGGCATGAGATGCCCTGCCAGTTAGCATGAACACAGGAGTTCAGTCAGTAGCTAGCTACTTATAAACAGCAATACTGTATGAAAGCACTAACATGATAAAACGATGCTGATCATATTTATGCTGAAAACAATAACCACATAGTGTCCATCGAAATCTAAGGAATGAGATGCCGTTTGTAATTACTGATTGGACTAAGGTTGTGCAGGGTAGATGATACCAATACACTCAAAGTACGACGCGATAAGATTAAACCACACTGGGTACGAGTTATGTGTGAAACAAACACGCCAGGTACAACTGAAGAAACAACACAATATTAAGTAAGACTGGAACAGAGAGCAGTAAATATGTACCTCCATGCCCATCAAAAACGCCAAAAAAGGATGTGCATTCATCGAGCTGCGGTAAAGCAACGTGCTGCAAGTTGTAAATAAGTGCTAGATTAGACTTCAACAAGTAATAAATAGGCCGATACCCTCAGAATTATAGTATCATCAGTAAACAACTCTCAT encodes:
- the LOC124657586 gene encoding mavicyanin-like; its protein translation is MALRQMLAVAVVAGCTVALSGATDHIVGDRTFWNPNINHTLWSGNHTFFVGDLISLRHQKGTHNVFEVNETGYNSCTMDGVAGNWTSGKDSIPLKEPRRYFFIYGCNDLCQAGMKVVITVYPTPGNATRSRNVTEFHHGPEIIPDCGAAAASIAARLMVTVLAVAISAVYYLIRRSLLLCLILSSR
- the LOC124653076 gene encoding probable protein phosphatase 2C 70 isoform X1, with translation MGVHLSTPKTEKHSQEGEGQQVRYGLACMQGWRTTMEDAHVALPQLDECTSFFGVFDGHGAHSKSDITGKSVAKFCAKYLHVQILKLEGKFGLATAAKKAYLRMDEMMQGHRGWRELHELGEKGQKLAGMLEGMVRSPKGGNSGRPWDGWSEEGNHSDFEGPTCGSTACVAIIRNDQLVVANAGDSRCVISRKGQAQDLSRDHKPDLPAERERIQHAGGFVVAGRVNGSLNLSRAIGDMEMKNNLRFPADRQIVSAEPEVNTVQLSDDHEFIVLACDGIWDCMSSQEVVDFVHEKLRTEDSLSAICEKMLDRCLAPEAGGEGCDNMTVIVVQFKNLTKSAATTSSSEQSAATTEELRPNEPDDPKSPSTPAETIPVWSK
- the LOC124653076 gene encoding probable protein phosphatase 2C 70 isoform X2: MGVHLSTPKTEKHSQEGEGQQVRYGLACMQGWRTTMEDAHVALPQLDECTSFFGVFDGHGGKSVAKFCAKYLHVQILKLEGKFGLATAAKKAYLRMDEMMQGHRGWRELHELGEKGQKLAGMLEGMVRSPKGGNSGRPWDGWSEEGNHSDFEGPTCGSTACVAIIRNDQLVVANAGDSRCVISRKGQAQDLSRDHKPDLPAERERIQHAGGFVVAGRVNGSLNLSRAIGDMEMKNNLRFPADRQIVSAEPEVNTVQLSDDHEFIVLACDGIWDCMSSQEVVDFVHEKLRTEDSLSAICEKMLDRCLAPEAGGEGCDNMTVIVVQFKNLTKSAATTSSSEQSAATTEELRPNEPDDPKSPSTPAETIPVWSK
- the LOC124653076 gene encoding probable protein phosphatase 2C 70 isoform X3; the protein is MGVHLSTPKTEKHSQEGEGQQVRYGLACMQGWRTTMEDAHVALPQLDECTSFFGVFDGHGAHSKSDITGKSVAKFCAKYLHVQILKLEGKFGLATAAKKAYLRMDEMMQGHRGWRELHELGEKGQKLAGMLEGMVRSPKGGNSGRPWDGWSEEGNHSDFEGPTCGSTACVAIIRNDQLVVANAGDSRCVISRKGQAQDLSRDHKPDLPAERERIQHAGGFVVAGRVNGSLNLSRAIGDMEMKNNLRFPADRQIVSAEPEVNTVQLSDDHEFIVLACDGIWDCMSSQEVVDFVHEKLRTEDSLSAICEKMLDRCLAPEAGGEGCDNMTVIVVQFKNLTKSAATTSSSEQSAATTEELRPK